In Desulfurobacteriaceae bacterium, a single genomic region encodes these proteins:
- the crcB gene encoding fluoride efflux transporter CrcB has product MTLLYVGLGGFFGAIFRFLISGFLQKLFGISFPVGTLGVNVIGSFLIGFLVMLFENVIAPEWKAFFITGFLGALTTFSTFSFETVVLIQEGVYQKAILNIFLNVTSCLMATILGMNLFRLIFK; this is encoded by the coding sequence ATGACTCTCCTTTACGTTGGACTTGGAGGTTTCTTCGGAGCTATTTTTCGTTTTTTAATCTCTGGTTTTTTGCAAAAACTTTTTGGAATTTCATTTCCAGTTGGAACTTTAGGAGTAAACGTTATTGGAAGTTTCTTAATAGGTTTTCTAGTAATGCTATTTGAGAACGTAATAGCCCCAGAGTGGAAAGCTTTCTTTATTACAGGTTTTTTAGGGGCTTTAACAACGTTTTCAACCTTTAGTTTTGAAACGGTAGTTCTAATTCAAGAAGGTGTATATCAAAAGGCCATTCTTAATATTTTTCTTAACGTTACCTCATGCTTAATGGCTACTATTTTAGGAATGAACCTTTTTAGACTTATATTTAAATAG
- a CDS encoding site-2 protease family protein, with amino-acid sequence MIDWFQNLIISLPAILWAITVHEFAHGFVAYKLGDPTPKISGRLTLNPFAHLDIIGFLALLLVHFGWAKPVMVNPRNFTRVNQNLGEILVAFAGPFSNFLSAFVSILFIKYFPFTVLPPNIAEPLFLIFKYSVFINVAFGIFNLLPIPPLDGSKILEAILPPKLYLTYKKIEPYGPIILIILVISPFLSWILAPMVRGLIYFMYSIA; translated from the coding sequence TTGATAGATTGGTTTCAAAACCTGATAATATCGCTACCTGCTATTCTTTGGGCTATTACCGTTCACGAGTTTGCTCACGGATTTGTAGCTTATAAACTTGGAGACCCAACTCCTAAAATTTCAGGAAGGTTAACATTAAATCCTTTTGCTCATTTAGATATTATCGGTTTCTTAGCTCTTTTGCTTGTTCACTTTGGTTGGGCAAAACCTGTAATGGTAAATCCAAGAAACTTCACAAGAGTTAACCAGAATTTAGGAGAAATTCTTGTTGCATTTGCAGGTCCATTTTCAAATTTCTTAAGTGCCTTTGTAAGTATTCTCTTTATCAAGTATTTTCCTTTTACTGTTCTACCCCCAAATATTGCAGAACCCTTATTTTTAATCTTCAAATACAGCGTATTTATAAACGTTGCTTTTGGAATATTCAACTTACTGCCAATTCCTCCTCTTGACGGTTCCAAAATCCTTGAGGCAATCCTTCCTCCCAAACTTTATTTAACTTACAAGAAAATAGAACCTTATGGACCAATTATTTTAATTATCCTCGTAATAAGCCCTTTCTTAAGCTGGATACTTGCACCAATGGTTAGAGGTTTGATTTACTTTATGTATTCAATAGCATAA
- a CDS encoding thymidine phosphorylase: protein MLFKELIEKKKKGENFSREEIAFIVDSYVFGEVSDYQMAALLMAIYFNGLSYEETLYLTESMLRSGETINLQVDGTIVDKHSTGGIGDKVSLVLAPVLAEMGFKAPFLAGRGLGFTGGTIDKLESTGMKVELTKEEIEDVLKKFGFSISAQTKEIAPADRKIYALRDATSTVDSIPLIVSSILSKKLAVNTEAIVFDVKVGSGAFMRDLKSAKELATSLVNVSRLYGKKAGALITEMGQPLGRYAGNALEVEESIKALSGDIEEDLLEITTSLAGYLCELTNTATFNKGKEKAKEIILSGKAVDRFVNWVEYLGGSLELKKAKNRKEILSDKRGYIASIDG from the coding sequence ATGCTTTTTAAAGAACTTATAGAAAAGAAAAAGAAAGGAGAAAACTTTTCCCGAGAGGAAATCGCATTTATTGTCGATTCTTACGTTTTTGGAGAAGTTTCTGATTACCAAATGGCGGCCCTTCTAATGGCAATCTACTTTAACGGCCTTTCCTATGAAGAGACTCTTTACCTTACAGAATCTATGCTAAGGAGTGGAGAAACAATAAACCTTCAAGTTGATGGAACAATAGTAGACAAACACAGTACAGGTGGTATCGGGGATAAAGTCTCCTTAGTTCTTGCACCCGTTTTAGCGGAAATGGGATTTAAAGCTCCTTTCCTTGCTGGAAGAGGTTTAGGATTTACAGGTGGAACCATTGATAAACTTGAAAGCACCGGAATGAAGGTTGAATTAACAAAAGAAGAAATAGAAGATGTTCTAAAAAAGTTTGGCTTCTCAATATCTGCCCAAACAAAAGAAATTGCTCCTGCTGATAGGAAGATATATGCTCTAAGGGATGCTACTTCTACAGTAGACAGCATTCCTCTTATAGTCTCAAGTATTCTAAGTAAAAAGCTTGCTGTAAACACGGAAGCTATCGTATTTGATGTCAAAGTTGGAAGTGGAGCATTTATGAGAGATTTAAAAAGCGCAAAAGAATTAGCAACTAGCCTTGTTAATGTCTCAAGGCTTTATGGCAAAAAAGCTGGAGCTTTGATAACCGAGATGGGACAACCTCTGGGAAGATATGCTGGAAATGCCCTTGAAGTAGAAGAGTCTATAAAAGCTTTATCTGGAGACATAGAGGAGGACCTTTTAGAAATTACAACTTCTTTAGCAGGGTATTTATGTGAATTAACAAATACAGCTACTTTTAACAAAGGAAAAGAGAAAGCAAAAGAGATAATACTTTCTGGAAAAGCTGTAGATAGGTTCGTTAACTGGGTTGAATATCTTGGGGGAAGTTTAGAACTAAAAAAAGCAAAAAATAGAAAAGAAATTCTTTCTGATAAAAGGGGATACATAGCCTCAATAGATGGATAG
- a CDS encoding TIGR00296 family protein yields MKLLDLQEGKFLVKLARSSIEEYLRKGIKIEPPANTPETLFEERGVFVTLKTYPSQNLRGCIGYPEPIMPLVFATIDAAISAATRDPRFYPVNLEELPNLTVETTVLTPPQALNVLPDELPKAIKVGRDGLIVRYGMAAGLLLPQVPVEWGWDEREFLSQTCVKAGLPPDCWLDPRCKFFKFQGQIFTEVEPYGEVVEEPLK; encoded by the coding sequence ATGAAACTTTTAGACTTACAAGAAGGAAAATTCTTAGTAAAACTCGCAAGATCTTCTATAGAAGAATACTTAAGAAAAGGAATAAAAATAGAACCTCCAGCAAATACTCCTGAAACCCTTTTTGAAGAAAGGGGAGTTTTTGTCACTTTGAAAACATATCCATCACAAAACTTGAGAGGCTGTATTGGGTATCCGGAACCGATAATGCCTTTAGTTTTTGCAACGATTGACGCTGCAATCTCTGCAGCAACAAGAGATCCAAGATTTTATCCTGTAAACTTAGAGGAACTTCCTAACTTAACTGTGGAAACTACAGTCTTAACTCCTCCGCAAGCCTTAAACGTTCTACCAGATGAACTTCCAAAAGCTATAAAAGTGGGAAGAGATGGACTCATCGTAAGGTACGGCATGGCAGCAGGACTACTACTTCCGCAGGTCCCTGTTGAATGGGGATGGGATGAAAGAGAATTCTTATCTCAAACTTGTGTAAAAGCTGGTCTTCCACCAGACTGCTGGCTTGACCCAAGGTGCAAGTTTTTCAAGTTCCAAGGACAAATATTTACAGAAGTTGAACCTTACGGAGAAGTTGTAGAAGAACCTTTAAAATAA